A window of the Streptomyces finlayi genome harbors these coding sequences:
- a CDS encoding HAAS signaling domain-containing protein, with product MSTSTLTERYVHEVVRRLPADQRDDIADELRTTIADTIEARDPARPEAAEREVLSEMGDPIRHAARYTDRPLALIGPDLYPTYIRLLVLLLTTVLPVITVVFVLLEVVDDNGLGAAVGAGVETVLTVGAQMVTVLTVLFAVAERVGHRKGTLIRTTDWTPDDLPETREPDKGGTGAVMTAVWYALLFGLIIWQEISEPYRIDGTGERIAVLDPDLWSGWIWPVLTGLAGLVVLALARVVTHGWTSRLAILHAIAQALFVLPLAWILHQRQFFNPDFLADVTDNTTPEVYTGVALIVLVASLVAVVKSFRAAGK from the coding sequence ATGAGCACGAGCACGCTCACCGAGCGCTACGTGCACGAGGTCGTCAGGCGGCTACCCGCGGATCAGCGCGACGACATCGCCGACGAACTGCGCACCACGATCGCCGACACCATCGAAGCGCGCGACCCGGCCCGTCCCGAGGCGGCCGAGCGCGAGGTGCTGAGCGAGATGGGCGATCCGATCCGGCACGCCGCGCGATACACCGACCGGCCGCTCGCCCTGATCGGTCCCGATCTCTACCCGACCTACATCCGGCTGCTGGTCCTCCTGCTCACCACCGTGCTGCCGGTGATCACCGTCGTGTTCGTGCTGCTGGAGGTCGTGGACGACAACGGCCTCGGCGCGGCCGTCGGCGCCGGCGTCGAGACGGTGCTCACGGTCGGCGCCCAGATGGTCACCGTACTCACCGTACTGTTCGCCGTGGCCGAGCGCGTCGGCCACCGGAAGGGGACTCTCATCCGTACCACCGACTGGACCCCCGACGACCTGCCCGAGACCCGCGAGCCCGACAAGGGCGGTACCGGGGCCGTCATGACGGCGGTCTGGTACGCGCTGCTGTTCGGTCTGATCATCTGGCAGGAGATCTCCGAGCCCTACCGGATCGACGGCACCGGGGAGCGGATCGCGGTACTCGACCCGGACCTGTGGTCGGGGTGGATCTGGCCGGTCCTCACAGGGCTCGCCGGCCTCGTCGTGCTCGCGCTGGCCCGCGTGGTCACGCACGGCTGGACCAGCCGACTGGCCATCCTGCACGCCATCGCCCAGGCGCTGTTCGTGCTGCCGCTGGCCTGGATCCTCCATCAGCGGCAGTTCTTCAACCCGGACTTCCTGGCGGACGTCACCGACAACACCACGCCCGAGGTCTACACCGGAGTGGCGCTGATCGTACTCGTCGCGAGTCTGGTCGCCGTCGTCAAGAGCTTCCGCGCGGCGGGGAAGTAG
- a CDS encoding PadR family transcriptional regulator, which yields MATEEITLGQAQELRRGTVVLACLALLRKPQYGYALLETLNDAGVTVDGNTLYPLLRRLEKQGLLTSEWNTDESRPRKFYRVSPEGSRVRTSLVREWQDLVASISRLTKENG from the coding sequence ATGGCTACAGAAGAAATCACTCTTGGCCAGGCCCAGGAGCTGCGTCGCGGCACGGTCGTACTGGCCTGCCTCGCGCTGCTCCGCAAGCCGCAGTACGGCTACGCACTGCTGGAGACACTCAACGACGCGGGTGTCACCGTCGACGGCAACACCCTCTATCCCTTGCTGCGCCGACTCGAGAAGCAAGGACTGCTCACCAGCGAATGGAACACCGACGAGTCCCGGCCACGGAAGTTCTACCGGGTGAGCCCCGAGGGCTCCCGGGTACGCACCTCACTGGTGCGCGAATGGCAGGACCTCGTCGCCTCGATCTCACGGCTTACCAAGGAGAATGGATGA
- a CDS encoding non-ribosomal peptide synthetase: MTSRAENGLLPLTAAQRGVFFAQQLDPANPAYNTMVAMEVRGPLDGRLLQRAIRRAEGESGSFDVELVERRDGTYQRPVAPGCSTWQEYDFSDEPDPVAAARTLIDRDRATPLDLEKDALSAHILIRVGADHHVWYQRSHHILSDAFGSVLHSRRISTCYEALAAGVEPDGEPLGRLQDLLADETAYRASADYTADRAYWAGIFADRPETAGLAPGAPTTAAGMAIATTTMLPPAELRALHTAGRAARTPWTVPMLAAVAAYLHGMTGAQDLTIGVPITARLGARSQNVPGMLSNTLPLRITVDPAADRAELVRQVARRLGELLTHQRYPYDELRRDLRMLGTNEQLFGVLVNIMPSGSETAFTGREAEVMALSGGPVTDLNITCHPDPGGRGMRIEFEANPDRYSPAELRTHQHRFTEFLTRFLGTPADVPLARVEVLTAAERMRALAAGDPPQDTKPVVPRTFPQLFEEQVRRTPYACAVLSPTESLDYALLNNRANRLARVLVGHGAGPERLVAVALPRGSAALTATVAVMKSGAACLPVDLDYPRSRVTAMLDDTAPLLLLTTREADDATLAPAVPRLYLDEAAAPVGSPPAGGDTDGHDLDDRDRLTPLRQTHPAYVIYTSGSTGRPKGVVVTHTGLAALSRHQSDLLRLTPETRVLQFSSPSFDASVWELCVALLTGAAAVVAPAERLTPGAPLAELVAELGVDCLLLAPSTLAAMPAGGLPEGINLVVGAEACPPDLVARWSPGRHMVNAYGPTESTVIATQTGALSGRTVPLMGRPVPATRVRLLDDALRPVPPGVAGEVYLSGDGLARGYLGRPGTTAERFVADPFGAPGTRMYRTGDVARQSASGELSYLGRADSQVKVRGFRIELGEVESVLAEAPGVDRAVAAVREDRPGYRHLVAYVTPAADSAADAVALREFVAERLPEYMVPAVVMVVESFALTPNGKVDRGALPVPGFRAAHAYRAPATERELVLHEVFAEVLGQPRIGVDDSFFDLGGDSIIAVRVSSGAHQAGLAIAVKDVFVHKTIARLAEVAEDVGKRAVTPRTGSLVRIDAEELDELEAQWGTAL, translated from the coding sequence ATGACTTCACGCGCCGAGAACGGTCTGCTGCCGCTGACGGCGGCCCAGCGGGGGGTGTTCTTCGCCCAACAGCTCGACCCCGCCAACCCGGCCTACAACACCATGGTCGCCATGGAGGTACGCGGGCCGCTGGACGGCAGGCTGCTCCAGCGCGCGATCCGCCGGGCCGAGGGGGAGAGCGGAAGCTTCGACGTCGAACTGGTGGAGCGGCGGGACGGTACGTACCAGCGGCCGGTCGCACCCGGCTGTTCGACCTGGCAGGAGTACGACTTCAGCGATGAGCCGGACCCCGTCGCCGCCGCGCGGACGCTGATCGACCGCGACCGCGCGACCCCGCTCGACCTGGAGAAGGACGCGCTGTCGGCGCACATCCTCATACGGGTCGGCGCCGATCACCACGTCTGGTACCAGCGCAGCCATCACATCCTGTCCGACGCCTTCGGGTCGGTGCTGCACTCACGCCGGATCTCCACGTGCTACGAGGCGCTGGCCGCCGGGGTGGAACCCGATGGTGAGCCGCTGGGCCGACTCCAGGACCTGCTGGCGGACGAGACGGCCTACCGTGCGTCGGCGGACTACACCGCGGACCGGGCGTACTGGGCCGGGATCTTCGCCGACCGGCCGGAGACGGCCGGTCTGGCGCCGGGAGCGCCGACGACCGCAGCGGGCATGGCGATCGCCACGACGACGATGCTTCCGCCGGCCGAACTGCGGGCGCTGCACACCGCCGGGCGGGCCGCCCGCACCCCGTGGACGGTGCCGATGCTGGCGGCGGTCGCCGCCTATCTGCACGGGATGACGGGAGCTCAGGACCTGACCATCGGGGTGCCCATCACCGCACGGCTCGGCGCGAGGTCCCAGAACGTGCCCGGCATGCTGTCGAACACGCTGCCGCTGCGGATCACCGTCGACCCGGCGGCCGACCGCGCCGAGTTGGTGCGGCAGGTCGCCCGGCGTCTGGGCGAACTGCTGACCCACCAGCGTTACCCGTACGACGAACTACGGCGTGACCTGCGAATGCTCGGCACCAATGAGCAGTTGTTCGGCGTGCTCGTGAACATCATGCCGTCGGGGTCCGAGACCGCGTTCACCGGTCGCGAGGCCGAGGTGATGGCGCTGTCCGGCGGACCGGTCACCGACCTCAACATCACCTGCCACCCCGATCCGGGCGGCCGGGGAATGCGCATCGAGTTCGAGGCCAACCCCGACCGGTACAGCCCCGCCGAACTCCGCACGCACCAGCACCGGTTCACAGAATTTCTGACCCGCTTCCTCGGCACCCCCGCAGATGTGCCGCTCGCCCGGGTGGAGGTCCTGACCGCGGCGGAACGCATGCGGGCACTCGCCGCGGGTGACCCCCCGCAGGACACGAAACCCGTCGTCCCGCGTACCTTCCCCCAACTGTTCGAGGAGCAGGTCAGGCGGACCCCGTACGCCTGCGCGGTGCTCTCCCCGACCGAGTCCCTCGACTACGCGCTGCTCAACAACCGCGCCAACCGCCTGGCAAGGGTGCTGGTCGGACACGGTGCCGGCCCCGAGCGGCTGGTGGCGGTCGCCCTGCCGCGCGGCAGCGCCGCCCTGACAGCCACGGTGGCGGTGATGAAGTCGGGCGCCGCGTGTCTCCCGGTCGACCTCGACTACCCGCGGTCCCGGGTCACCGCCATGCTCGACGACACCGCACCGCTGCTGCTGCTGACGACCCGCGAGGCCGACGACGCCACGCTCGCCCCTGCGGTGCCGCGCCTGTACCTGGACGAGGCGGCCGCTCCCGTCGGCTCCCCACCGGCCGGCGGCGACACCGACGGCCACGATCTCGACGACCGGGACCGCCTCACGCCCCTGCGGCAGACGCACCCGGCGTACGTCATCTACACCTCCGGGTCGACCGGCAGGCCCAAGGGCGTCGTCGTCACGCACACCGGCCTGGCCGCGCTGTCGCGCCACCAGAGCGACCTGCTGCGCCTGACGCCCGAGACCCGCGTACTCCAGTTCTCCTCACCGAGCTTCGACGCGTCCGTATGGGAGCTGTGTGTGGCGCTCCTCACCGGCGCCGCCGCGGTTGTCGCGCCGGCCGAACGGCTCACGCCCGGGGCACCACTGGCCGAACTCGTTGCCGAACTCGGCGTCGACTGTCTGCTGCTGGCCCCGTCCACGCTGGCGGCCATGCCGGCCGGGGGGCTTCCGGAAGGCATCAACCTGGTCGTCGGCGCCGAGGCGTGCCCGCCGGACCTGGTCGCACGCTGGTCGCCCGGCCGTCACATGGTCAACGCCTACGGCCCCACCGAGTCGACGGTCATCGCGACCCAGACCGGCGCGCTGTCCGGGCGGACCGTCCCGCTCATGGGCCGTCCTGTCCCCGCCACCCGCGTCCGGCTGCTCGACGACGCGCTGCGACCGGTGCCGCCCGGAGTGGCGGGCGAGGTGTATCTGAGCGGTGACGGGCTCGCCCGCGGCTACCTCGGTCGTCCCGGAACCACCGCGGAACGGTTCGTCGCCGACCCCTTCGGTGCGCCCGGCACCCGGATGTACCGGACGGGAGACGTGGCACGGCAGTCGGCGAGCGGCGAGCTGTCCTACCTGGGCCGGGCCGACAGCCAGGTCAAGGTACGTGGCTTCCGCATCGAACTCGGCGAGGTCGAGAGCGTTCTCGCCGAGGCACCCGGAGTCGACCGGGCCGTGGCGGCCGTCCGCGAGGACCGGCCGGGATACCGGCACCTGGTGGCCTACGTGACCCCGGCCGCGGACAGCGCGGCGGACGCGGTCGCGTTGCGTGAGTTCGTGGCGGAGCGGTTGCCGGAGTACATGGTTCCGGCTGTGGTGATGGTGGTGGAGTCGTTCGCCCTGACACCGAACGGCAAGGTGGACCGGGGGGCGCTTCCGGTGCCCGGGTTCCGGGCGGCGCACGCGTACCGAGCTCCGGCCACCGAGCGGGAGCTGGTGTTGCACGAGGTGTTCGCGGAGGTGCTCGGGCAGCCGCGTATCGGCGTCGACGACAGCTTCTTCGACCTCGGCGGCGACTCCATCATCGCCGTACGGGTGTCGTCCGGGGCCCATCAGGCCGGACTCGCCATCGCCGTCAAGGACGTCTTCGTCCACAAGACCATCGCCCGGCTCGCCGAGGTGGCCGAGGACGTCGGCAAGCGAGCTGTGACCCCCCGTACCGGGAGCCTGGTGCGGATCGACGCGGAAGAACTCGACGAGCTCGAAGCCCAGTGGGGGACAGCACTGTGA
- a CDS encoding AMP-binding protein, protein MGDQDRGLLDWLDQPSTERGLYYADSADGWDFRSYRDLATLVLRTAAALRAKGVGQGDVVGLVLRSSPGFVAGFFGALAAGATPCSIPPPFAFQRADEYEKHAGHLFRTAAPRYTICDDESLEQIRKIACGLGLEEPVAFDELVAGAEPLERPMPLPETALIQFTSGSSGFSRGVLISADALRTNLAGMGQWLGCAPQYPAISWLPVHHDMGLVGFLLNVVVTGFDGWMMQPDDFIRSPLRYLRCISDQGAVMTAMPNFGLAYILRRVRPADLRELRFDSVRCVIIGAERVDRQVLEDFHALLGPHGLDRGALLPAYGSAEATLAVTGLAPGEGWSAQAPDASDAASLAGAAVVGCGRPLEGRTVRILSEEGEELPDGRVGEIVVTGVSIASGYIGATGSASGTSVDDGGLATGDAGFMRDGQLFVIGRLGDGLKVNGKMVFAESLEALLHHRGIPERRVAVLLGVRDGVPTGVAVFGGARPGWREIAHEVLSEWLGDAVLHMVELPRGGVSVTSSGKPRRRVIWKALCAGEFDATTQPLTAGAQENAPFTAN, encoded by the coding sequence TTGGGAGACCAGGACCGAGGCCTGCTCGATTGGCTGGACCAGCCGTCCACCGAGCGCGGTCTGTACTACGCGGATTCCGCCGACGGATGGGACTTCCGGTCCTACCGTGATCTGGCCACGCTGGTGCTGAGAACCGCCGCAGCCCTGCGGGCGAAGGGGGTCGGGCAGGGCGACGTCGTCGGCCTGGTGCTGCGCTCCAGCCCGGGTTTCGTCGCCGGGTTCTTCGGCGCGCTGGCGGCCGGCGCGACGCCGTGCTCCATTCCTCCGCCCTTCGCCTTCCAGCGTGCCGACGAGTACGAGAAGCACGCGGGCCATCTGTTCCGGACAGCCGCGCCCCGATACACCATCTGCGACGACGAGTCGCTGGAGCAGATCCGTAAGATCGCGTGCGGGCTGGGGCTCGAGGAGCCGGTCGCCTTCGACGAACTCGTGGCCGGGGCGGAGCCGCTGGAACGGCCGATGCCCCTGCCGGAGACCGCGCTGATCCAGTTCACCTCCGGGTCGAGCGGCTTCTCACGCGGCGTGTTGATCTCCGCCGACGCCCTGCGGACCAACCTCGCCGGAATGGGGCAGTGGCTGGGCTGCGCGCCCCAGTACCCGGCGATCAGCTGGCTGCCGGTCCACCACGACATGGGCCTCGTCGGCTTCCTGCTGAACGTCGTCGTCACCGGCTTCGACGGCTGGATGATGCAGCCGGACGACTTCATCCGCTCGCCGCTGCGGTATCTGCGCTGCATCAGCGACCAGGGCGCCGTCATGACGGCCATGCCCAACTTCGGACTGGCATACATCCTGCGCCGGGTGAGACCGGCCGACCTGCGGGAGCTGCGCTTCGACTCGGTCCGGTGCGTGATCATCGGCGCGGAGCGGGTCGACCGGCAGGTGCTCGAGGACTTCCACGCGCTGCTGGGGCCGCACGGTCTCGACCGCGGCGCCCTGCTCCCCGCGTACGGCAGCGCCGAGGCGACCCTCGCGGTGACGGGTCTGGCCCCCGGCGAGGGATGGTCGGCGCAGGCGCCGGACGCCAGTGACGCCGCGTCCCTCGCCGGAGCGGCGGTGGTCGGCTGCGGCCGTCCGCTGGAAGGCAGGACGGTGCGGATCCTGTCCGAGGAAGGCGAGGAGCTGCCGGACGGACGGGTCGGCGAGATCGTCGTCACCGGGGTGTCGATCGCGAGCGGGTACATCGGTGCCACCGGGTCCGCCTCCGGTACCAGCGTCGACGACGGGGGCCTCGCCACCGGTGACGCGGGCTTCATGCGGGACGGACAGCTCTTCGTGATCGGCCGGCTCGGCGACGGGCTGAAGGTGAACGGGAAGATGGTCTTCGCCGAGAGCCTGGAGGCCCTGCTGCACCACCGGGGCATTCCCGAGCGGCGCGTCGCCGTCCTCCTGGGCGTACGCGACGGGGTACCGACCGGCGTGGCGGTGTTCGGCGGCGCGCGTCCCGGCTGGCGGGAGATCGCCCATGAGGTCCTCTCCGAATGGCTCGGCGACGCGGTGCTCCACATGGTCGAGCTGCCCCGTGGCGGTGTCTCGGTCACCTCGAGCGGAAAGCCGCGCCGGAGGGTTATCTGGAAGGCGCTCTGTGCGGGCGAGTTCGACGCGACGACACAACCGCTGACGGCGGGAGCGCAGGAGAACGCGCCGTTCACGGCGAACTGA